The following proteins are co-located in the Bosea sp. AS-1 genome:
- a CDS encoding PAS domain-containing sensor histidine kinase, translating into MSTGALSIILAGLTVFATTTSLVYVRERSRWQRREARLASELEAARGHQERLSILLAADPQVIASWNGRDAQPVFEGDSGFLGAPGAALALAYGSWAAPADAKRLELATDALKEHGEAFAFTIRSKSGPFVDIEGRPVAGRAVIRFREVTGERAQVMTLRSELERVTADHAALSSLLAGLPHPAWMRDADGRLAWVNSAYVGAVEATDIGTAVKGGLELLDRNEREQAARARREGNPFTIRTPAVVAGQRRTLDVVELPTPTGFAGFATDMSELEAIRADLQRQMDAHVRTLDRLKTAVAVFDGSQRLLYRNSGFDALWSLDPGFLDGLPSDGEILDRLRSERRLPELGDYRSWKTGVHAAYTATRAAEDWWYLPDGRTIHVVSSPNPQGGVTYLYDDVTERFTLESRFNALTRTQRETLDSLREGVAVFGSDGRLKLSNPAFAQSWRIDADMLASAPHIDEVVKLCRPLFPQDEVWSELLSTVTGVRDAREDYRCRIERRDGMVLDIASAPLPDGATLISFADVTASVNVERALTEKNEALEKVSRLREDFVHHVSYELRSPLTNIIGFAQLLGTETVGALNEKQRDYTSHIVRSSGALLAIINDILDLATIDNGALTLDIQDVDVADTIAQAAAGLQDRLTDSKLSLKVEIDPRTGSLRADGKRLRQVLFNLLSNAIGFSSPGQTVHVTARRQGSDIRLTVADQGRGIPAEVKEKVFERFESHSLGSSHRGVGLGLSIVRSIVALHGGHVELDSTPGQGTRVTAIFPAQGLPLSDAAE; encoded by the coding sequence ATGAGCACGGGCGCCCTCTCGATCATCCTTGCCGGTCTCACCGTCTTCGCCACCACCACCTCCCTCGTCTATGTCCGCGAGCGCTCGCGCTGGCAGCGGCGCGAAGCCAGGCTCGCGAGCGAGCTGGAGGCTGCACGCGGACATCAGGAACGCCTCTCCATCCTCCTCGCCGCCGACCCGCAGGTGATCGCGAGCTGGAACGGGCGCGACGCGCAGCCGGTCTTCGAAGGCGACAGCGGCTTTCTCGGCGCTCCGGGCGCGGCGCTGGCGCTGGCCTATGGCAGCTGGGCCGCGCCCGCCGATGCCAAGCGGCTCGAACTCGCCACGGATGCGCTGAAGGAACATGGCGAGGCCTTCGCCTTCACGATCCGCAGCAAATCCGGTCCCTTCGTCGATATCGAGGGCCGACCTGTCGCCGGGCGGGCCGTCATTCGCTTCCGCGAGGTCACGGGCGAGCGTGCGCAGGTGATGACCCTGCGCAGCGAGCTGGAACGGGTCACCGCCGATCACGCAGCGCTGTCGAGCCTGCTCGCCGGGCTGCCGCATCCGGCCTGGATGCGCGATGCGGACGGCCGGCTCGCCTGGGTCAACTCCGCCTATGTCGGCGCCGTCGAGGCCACGGATATCGGCACGGCGGTCAAGGGCGGGCTGGAGCTGCTCGACCGCAACGAGCGCGAGCAGGCGGCCCGCGCCCGCCGCGAAGGCAATCCCTTCACGATCCGCACTCCGGCCGTCGTCGCCGGGCAGCGCCGGACGCTCGACGTCGTCGAACTGCCGACGCCGACGGGCTTCGCCGGTTTCGCCACCGATATGAGCGAACTGGAGGCGATCCGCGCCGATCTGCAGCGCCAGATGGACGCCCATGTCCGCACGCTCGACCGGCTGAAGACGGCGGTCGCCGTGTTCGACGGCTCGCAGAGGCTCCTTTACCGGAACTCCGGCTTCGATGCGCTCTGGTCGCTCGATCCCGGCTTCCTCGACGGCCTGCCCAGCGATGGCGAGATCCTCGACCGGCTGCGCTCCGAGCGGCGCCTGCCCGAGCTTGGCGACTACCGGAGCTGGAAGACCGGCGTGCATGCGGCCTATACCGCGACGCGCGCCGCCGAGGACTGGTGGTACCTGCCGGACGGGCGCACCATCCATGTCGTCTCCAGCCCGAACCCGCAGGGCGGCGTCACCTATCTCTATGACGACGTCACCGAGCGCTTTACGCTGGAATCGCGCTTCAACGCCCTGACCCGGACCCAGCGCGAGACGCTGGATTCGTTGCGCGAGGGTGTCGCCGTGTTCGGCTCGGACGGGCGACTCAAGCTCTCGAACCCGGCCTTCGCCCAATCCTGGCGCATCGATGCGGACATGCTCGCCAGCGCCCCGCATATCGACGAGGTGGTCAAGCTCTGCCGGCCGCTGTTCCCGCAGGACGAGGTCTGGAGCGAACTGCTCAGCACCGTCACCGGCGTGCGCGACGCGCGCGAGGACTATCGCTGCCGCATCGAGCGCCGCGACGGCATGGTGCTCGACATCGCCTCGGCGCCGCTGCCGGACGGCGCGACGCTGATCTCCTTCGCCGACGTCACCGCCAGCGTGAATGTCGAGCGCGCTCTGACCGAAAAGAACGAAGCGCTGGAAAAGGTCTCGCGGCTGCGCGAGGACTTCGTCCATCACGTCTCCTATGAGCTGCGCTCGCCGCTGACCAACATCATCGGCTTCGCCCAGCTGCTCGGCACCGAGACGGTCGGTGCGCTCAACGAGAAGCAGCGCGATTACACCTCCCATATCGTACGCTCGTCGGGCGCGCTGCTCGCGATCATCAACGACATTCTCGACCTCGCCACGATCGACAATGGCGCGCTGACGCTCGACATCCAGGATGTCGACGTCGCCGACACCATCGCCCAGGCGGCGGCGGGGCTGCAGGACCGGCTGACCGACAGCAAGCTGTCGCTGAAGGTCGAGATCGATCCGCGCACCGGCTCTCTGCGGGCGGACGGCAAGCGCCTGCGGCAGGTACTGTTCAACCTGCTCTCCAACGCGATCGGCTTCTCCTCGCCCGGCCAGACCGTGCATGTCACGGCAAGGCGACAGGGCAGCGACATCCGCCTCACCGTCGCCGACCAGGGCCGCGGCATCCCGGCCGAGGTCAAGGAGAAGGTGTTCGAGCGCTTCGAGAGCCATTCGCTCGGCTCCAGCCACCGTGGCGTGGGCCTCGGCCTCTCGATCGTGCGCTCGATCGTCGCCCTCCATGGCGGCCATGTCGAGCTCGACTCGACGCCGGGGCAAGGCACGCGCGTCACCGCGATCTTCCCGGCGCAGGGCCTGCCGCTCTCGGACGCGGCCGAATGA